Proteins co-encoded in one Acidobacteriota bacterium genomic window:
- a CDS encoding PQQ-binding-like beta-propeller repeat protein has product MEMKHSAFSRRAKGAGCAVLAGLFLATAFQGRLFGQSSAEWTTSSYNKLRDAWQRDESKITPQNAGQVKLLWKVKVDNRTMGMQSFREPLIVNGIQTKGGVKTLALIAGSRDQVFALDVNSGELVWEKKLTWASNQPQEDGEGRGFICTNALSANPVITPAGQGERTMYLITPDGYLRFLDPSTGDEKQAPVQILSGVYGKPYGLNLVDGVVYTITGQGCGGIANALYAYNTVTKKVTQSQPPQGGLWGTAGPAVGNDGTIYFSSGDHPYDPAKGLLATTFQAYTFSHDTLTLKDYFTPSNWKWLTQRDLDINSSQVVFEYKGRDIAVGGGKEGRFYLMDSRSMGGANHMTPLYRSELIANANVNFQTEGQWGSFAAWKDAKGTQWVLAPNGGPTTFKFPINYGDTPNGGVLAFKVEEKNGKTVMTPVWQSTDMTTAEPPVVANGLIVELAGGEFTGQTNDAVGGLYSAQDRIKRSVPAKLFILDAQTGKELYSSGDQVTSFLHQAGPSIANGKIIFGSFDGTIYCFGIK; this is encoded by the coding sequence ATGGAGATGAAGCACAGCGCGTTTTCGCGGAGGGCAAAAGGCGCAGGGTGTGCCGTTCTGGCCGGACTTTTTCTGGCAACGGCCTTCCAGGGAAGGCTGTTTGGCCAGAGCTCGGCTGAGTGGACGACGAGCAGCTACAACAAGCTGCGCGACGCGTGGCAGCGCGATGAGTCGAAGATCACTCCGCAGAACGCCGGACAGGTGAAGCTGCTGTGGAAGGTGAAGGTCGATAACAGGACGATGGGCATGCAGTCGTTTCGCGAGCCGCTGATCGTGAACGGCATTCAGACCAAGGGTGGCGTTAAGACGCTCGCGCTGATCGCAGGCAGCAGGGATCAGGTCTTTGCGCTCGATGTCAATTCAGGCGAGTTGGTCTGGGAGAAGAAGCTGACGTGGGCGTCGAACCAGCCGCAGGAGGATGGCGAGGGGCGCGGATTTATCTGCACCAATGCGCTGTCGGCGAATCCTGTGATCACACCCGCGGGACAGGGCGAACGCACGATGTACCTGATTACGCCGGATGGCTACCTGCGCTTTCTCGACCCCTCGACTGGCGATGAGAAACAGGCTCCGGTGCAGATTCTGTCAGGTGTGTATGGCAAGCCGTACGGCCTGAATCTTGTGGACGGCGTGGTCTACACCATCACGGGACAGGGATGTGGTGGTATTGCAAACGCGTTGTATGCCTACAACACCGTGACAAAGAAGGTCACGCAGTCGCAGCCGCCGCAGGGTGGACTATGGGGAACGGCGGGACCGGCGGTCGGAAACGACGGCACGATCTATTTCTCATCCGGCGATCATCCGTACGACCCGGCGAAGGGTCTGCTGGCGACGACGTTCCAGGCGTATACGTTTTCACACGACACGCTGACGTTGAAGGATTACTTCACGCCGTCGAACTGGAAGTGGCTGACGCAACGCGATCTCGATATCAACTCCTCGCAGGTGGTGTTCGAGTACAAAGGACGCGATATCGCCGTGGGGGGGGGCAAGGAAGGGCGCTTCTATCTGATGGACAGCCGCTCGATGGGCGGAGCAAATCACATGACGCCACTCTACAGGTCGGAGCTGATTGCGAACGCAAACGTGAACTTCCAGACTGAAGGGCAATGGGGAAGCTTTGCCGCGTGGAAGGATGCGAAGGGGACGCAGTGGGTGCTGGCCCCCAATGGCGGGCCGACCACATTCAAGTTCCCCATCAACTACGGCGATACGCCGAACGGCGGTGTGCTGGCGTTCAAGGTGGAAGAGAAGAACGGCAAGACGGTGATGACTCCGGTGTGGCAGTCGACAGACATGACCACCGCGGAGCCTCCAGTGGTTGCGAATGGTTTGATTGTCGAACTGGCTGGCGGCGAATTTACGGGCCAGACAAACGATGCCGTGGGTGGGCTGTACAGCGCGCAGGACCGTATCAAGCGATCGGTTCCTGCGAAGCTGTTCATCCTCGATGCGCAGACAGGCAAGGAGCTGTATTCGAGCGGCGACCAGGTGACCTCGTTCCTGCACCAGGCAGGCCCGTCGATTGCGAACGGCAAGATCATCTTTGGTTCGTTCGACGGAACGATTTACTGCTTCGGCATCAAGTAA
- a CDS encoding c-type cytochrome — translation MPAATLKIPGIPLPARLRARRHTFTFQLFLSFLASAALPLAGCHAKIPETPTGSPINVHPPLGLPPVPIPAGNPPTLQTIALGRQLFYERRLSKDNSLSCASCHNPKLDFTDGRRVAQGVGGATGVRNVPTVLNAAYLPLLFWDGRAHDLEQQAGSPIADPIEMNQSHKVTVSKLAKDPAYRTMFAEAFGSSDITIGRVEKALASFERTVLSGNSAFDRYQYDGDNKSLSPAQQRGLAIFIDPNKGNCSACHTIDPKHALFTDGKFHNIGVGVDDEGNLKDLGRYNETHIDSDRGAFKTPTLRNVANTAPYMHDGSLQTLKQVVDFYAGGGNSNLHLDKNIKTIKLSGQDRADLVEFLESLTGELPPNVGPPEKR, via the coding sequence ATGCCCGCGGCCACCTTAAAGATTCCAGGCATTCCCCTCCCCGCAAGGCTGCGTGCTCGTCGACACACCTTCACTTTCCAATTATTCCTATCCTTCCTGGCTTCGGCAGCCCTGCCTCTCGCAGGTTGCCATGCAAAGATTCCGGAAACCCCGACAGGAAGCCCGATCAACGTTCATCCACCTCTCGGGCTTCCGCCGGTGCCCATCCCTGCCGGCAATCCACCTACGCTGCAGACCATAGCACTCGGGCGCCAGCTCTTCTACGAGCGACGTTTATCAAAGGACAATTCCCTCTCCTGCGCCTCCTGCCATAACCCGAAGCTCGACTTTACCGACGGCCGCAGAGTCGCACAAGGCGTCGGGGGAGCGACCGGGGTCCGCAACGTCCCTACTGTCCTCAATGCGGCATATCTTCCGCTGTTGTTCTGGGACGGACGTGCCCACGACCTCGAACAACAGGCTGGCAGCCCCATTGCCGATCCCATTGAGATGAATCAATCGCATAAAGTAACTGTATCCAAACTGGCGAAGGACCCGGCTTATCGAACAATGTTCGCTGAGGCCTTCGGAAGCAGTGACATAACGATTGGGAGGGTCGAAAAGGCACTGGCCAGCTTTGAGCGCACAGTGCTGAGTGGAAACTCGGCCTTTGACCGGTACCAGTACGACGGCGACAACAAGTCCCTGTCGCCTGCACAGCAGCGCGGCCTCGCCATCTTTATTGACCCCAACAAAGGCAACTGCTCCGCCTGCCACACCATCGATCCCAAGCATGCGCTGTTTACTGACGGCAAATTCCACAACATCGGCGTAGGGGTTGATGATGAGGGAAATCTGAAAGACCTGGGCCGTTACAACGAGACACACATTGACTCGGACAGAGGGGCCTTCAAAACGCCAACCTTGCGCAATGTCGCGAACACGGCACCGTATATGCACGATGGAAGCCTTCAGACACTGAAACAGGTCGTCGATTTCTATGCCGGTGGAGGAAACTCCAACCTGCATCTCGATAAGAACATCAAAACGATCAAGCTGTCCGGCCAGGACCGAGCTGACCTTGTAGAGTTTTTAGAGTCACTGACCGGCGAACTCCCTCCCAACGTTGGGCCTCCTGAAAAGAGATAA
- a CDS encoding carboxypeptidase regulatory-like domain-containing protein, whose translation MKKTQFAICLSLSFIVACSGCSRNLSQSAPKEATPQPPQYFHVDPATAAEIAGKVSYIGPKPTPKKIDMSEDPACVSAHHGQAFDESLIVGRNHSLANAFIYIKSGLEGKTFEVPATPVVIDQNGCWFHPHVMGVQTNQVVKIVNSDPVTHNIHPMAEVNREWNHSQGPGDPVLTRKFVKPEIMIPVKCNIHSWMRAYIGVLDHPYFAVSKDDGTFKIPNLPPGTYTLAIWQEKLGTQEQQITIAPGQHAVADFTFKGK comes from the coding sequence ATGAAAAAGACACAATTTGCAATCTGCCTCTCCCTCTCCTTTATAGTTGCGTGCTCTGGCTGCTCGCGTAACCTCTCTCAGAGTGCCCCGAAAGAAGCCACGCCCCAACCTCCGCAGTACTTCCATGTTGATCCCGCTACAGCCGCGGAGATCGCTGGCAAGGTATCTTACATCGGACCGAAGCCAACACCGAAGAAGATCGATATGAGCGAAGATCCTGCCTGCGTCTCGGCACATCACGGCCAGGCGTTCGATGAATCGCTGATTGTTGGGCGCAACCACTCTCTGGCAAACGCCTTCATTTACATCAAGAGCGGTCTTGAGGGAAAGACATTCGAGGTTCCGGCGACACCTGTCGTCATCGATCAGAACGGCTGTTGGTTCCATCCGCATGTGATGGGAGTCCAGACGAACCAGGTGGTGAAGATCGTCAACTCCGATCCTGTAACGCACAACATCCATCCCATGGCCGAGGTCAATCGCGAATGGAACCACAGTCAGGGGCCGGGAGATCCTGTGCTCACCCGAAAATTCGTCAAGCCTGAGATCATGATCCCAGTCAAATGCAATATCCATAGCTGGATGCGCGCGTATATCGGCGTTCTCGATCACCCCTACTTCGCCGTGTCGAAGGACGACGGCACCTTCAAGATTCCAAATCTTCCGCCAGGAACGTATACGCTTGCCATATGGCAGGAGAAGCTAGGCACCCAGGAGCAGCAGATTACAATCGCTCCCGGACAACATGCCGTCGCAGACTTCACCTTCAAAGGAAAATAG
- a CDS encoding beta-propeller fold lactonase family protein, translated as MRFALSSRWMLAGLLVIAGCKSQSTTPAAKEAVPVASGAPKIYVTNEVSGDLSIIDSGNWNVLATVPLGKRPRGIHASPDQKTLYVALSGTPIAGPDVDESTLPPPDKSADGIGVFDVATNKLVKIINGGSDPENFDISLDGKQLYISNEDISAVSIIDIASGSIVKTLKIGAQPEGVKITPDGKQVYVTSEETSEVAVLDLAAGKIVSTIKVGHRPRNIAFMPDGKHAYVNAENDGTVTLLDTQKHKIVKTIQIGQAGLIKPMFVLLSPDASRLYVSTGRGHKVFIVDTATNAILNSVEVGQRPWGLALSPDGKTLYSANGPSNDVTAVALPDATVIKKIKAGTGPWGIVVLKN; from the coding sequence ATGCGCTTTGCCTTGAGTTCGCGTTGGATGCTGGCAGGTCTTCTCGTTATCGCCGGCTGCAAATCACAGAGCACCACTCCCGCGGCCAAGGAAGCAGTTCCAGTCGCGTCCGGTGCGCCAAAGATCTACGTCACCAACGAGGTCTCCGGCGACCTTTCCATCATCGACAGCGGCAATTGGAACGTCCTGGCAACAGTTCCTCTCGGCAAACGACCTCGCGGCATTCACGCCAGTCCCGACCAGAAGACGTTGTACGTTGCGCTCAGCGGAACTCCCATTGCCGGTCCTGACGTCGACGAGAGCACCCTGCCGCCACCGGACAAAAGCGCCGATGGCATAGGTGTCTTCGATGTAGCGACGAATAAGCTCGTCAAAATCATCAACGGAGGATCCGATCCCGAGAACTTCGACATCAGTCTCGACGGCAAACAGCTCTACATCTCGAATGAAGACATCTCCGCCGTCAGCATCATCGATATTGCGTCGGGATCGATCGTCAAGACGCTCAAAATTGGAGCGCAACCGGAAGGTGTGAAGATAACGCCAGATGGCAAGCAGGTCTACGTAACTTCGGAAGAGACCAGCGAAGTTGCCGTACTCGATCTTGCTGCTGGAAAGATCGTATCGACGATCAAGGTAGGGCATCGCCCAAGAAACATCGCTTTCATGCCTGATGGCAAGCATGCCTATGTCAATGCGGAGAACGATGGAACCGTTACGCTGCTGGACACTCAGAAGCATAAGATCGTCAAGACAATACAGATTGGGCAGGCCGGGCTGATCAAGCCGATGTTCGTGCTGCTCTCACCCGATGCAAGCCGCCTCTACGTCAGCACGGGACGTGGCCACAAGGTCTTCATCGTCGACACGGCAACGAATGCCATTCTAAACTCTGTTGAGGTGGGGCAAAGGCCATGGGGCCTCGCGCTCTCACCCGACGGCAAAACACTCTACTCTGCCAACGGGCCTTCCAACGACGTCACTGCTGTCGCATTGCCAGACGCGACCGTGATCAAAAAGATCAAGGCGGGAACCGGCCCCTGGGGGATTGTTGTCCTGAAGAACTGA
- a CDS encoding zf-HC2 domain-containing protein has product MQKSEQHVVLLEAIRYIDGELPPAEMTRIELHIHQCSDCRHRMSGIDRSAVQLRDLFARSKQTDGNAAVREQLMVKLLEAEQERHTSPIGWLIVRRRIPQMAAAVIVIALALAGIGKTFGSGSSRPTSAMAMLPDRGLTPGVVRQVALQELCMAQDDDDLDPAVPSSIQKKVFHEYGVSSERQGTEFQVDYLINPQLGGTNDIHNLWPQPYHSSQWNAEAKDALERHLHRMVCDGKIDLAEAQRDISTNWIVAYQKYFHTTKPV; this is encoded by the coding sequence ATGCAGAAAAGTGAACAGCATGTCGTCCTACTTGAAGCCATTCGCTATATCGATGGAGAATTGCCTCCTGCCGAGATGACCCGAATTGAGCTGCACATTCACCAGTGTTCAGATTGCCGCCACAGGATGTCCGGGATCGATCGGAGTGCCGTGCAGCTAAGGGACCTCTTCGCACGGTCAAAACAGACAGATGGCAATGCAGCGGTACGTGAGCAATTGATGGTGAAGTTGCTTGAGGCAGAACAAGAACGTCATACAAGTCCAATTGGGTGGTTGATCGTCCGGAGACGTATTCCGCAGATGGCAGCCGCGGTCATTGTCATTGCACTGGCCCTCGCAGGGATTGGCAAAACATTTGGATCTGGCAGTTCTCGGCCCACAAGCGCGATGGCCATGCTGCCAGATAGAGGGCTGACGCCTGGCGTTGTCCGGCAGGTTGCGCTACAGGAGTTGTGTATGGCACAGGACGATGACGATCTCGATCCGGCAGTTCCTTCGTCGATCCAAAAGAAGGTCTTCCACGAATACGGAGTCTCCAGCGAGCGGCAAGGGACGGAGTTTCAGGTGGATTACCTGATCAATCCGCAACTGGGCGGAACGAATGACATTCATAATCTCTGGCCGCAGCCCTATCACTCCTCGCAATGGAATGCCGAGGCGAAGGATGCGCTGGAGCGTCACCTGCACAGGATGGTCTGCGATGGCAAAATTGACCTTGCCGAAGCGCAGAGGGACATCTCGACGAACTGGATCGTCGCATATCAAAAGTACTTCCACACGACAAAGCCCGTGTGA
- a CDS encoding sigma-70 family RNA polymerase sigma factor encodes MRDCDESPESEVLCLHEEYRPRLLRYVASLGLKPPDAEDVIQETFLALFRHLKAGKPRSNLAGWVFRVAHRLALKRRTLYALSGRTEGWKEQGIPVAVFSPEDEVLFSEQQRRLQNIFLTLPEMDRLCLQLRSEGLKYRDISSVLNVSLGFVHKSLSRSFGKLIEI; translated from the coding sequence TTGCGCGACTGCGACGAATCGCCAGAGAGTGAGGTGCTCTGTCTCCACGAAGAATATCGTCCACGGTTGCTGCGATATGTCGCGTCACTTGGTCTGAAGCCCCCGGACGCGGAAGACGTTATTCAGGAGACCTTTCTTGCGCTATTCCGGCACCTGAAAGCAGGGAAACCGCGCAGCAATCTGGCGGGTTGGGTATTCCGTGTGGCACATCGTCTGGCACTCAAGCGCAGGACTTTGTATGCCTTGTCGGGACGAACAGAGGGCTGGAAGGAGCAGGGGATTCCTGTTGCCGTCTTCAGCCCCGAGGATGAAGTGCTGTTCAGCGAGCAGCAGCGCAGGCTGCAGAATATATTTCTTACGTTGCCTGAGATGGATCGGCTCTGTCTGCAGTTGAGATCAGAGGGGTTGAAGTATAGAGATATATCGAGTGTGTTGAACGTCTCTCTTGGGTTTGTGCACAAATCGCTATCGCGATCCTTTGGCAAGTTGATTGAGATTTAG
- a CDS encoding response regulator transcription factor has translation MRVLLVEDEQRLAENVVAALREVGLAVDHAGDGSTASLLADQDVYDAIVLDLMLPGKSGQKVLSDLRQRGLHTPVLILTAQEGKESIIQLLNAGADDYLGKPFDLGELIARVKALIRRGKGKATSVLAMGEIEVNTVNQTVHRHNQPIELSPTEYRILEYLMHRPRAVVSKQELLEHLYDFDWEHHSNVIEAHISNLRRKLNRADSEPLIETLRHRGYRLRSGDVS, from the coding sequence ATGCGGGTTTTATTGGTCGAAGACGAGCAACGGCTTGCAGAGAATGTCGTGGCAGCACTGCGTGAGGTCGGTTTGGCGGTCGATCACGCTGGAGATGGATCCACGGCGTCACTTCTCGCGGACCAGGACGTCTACGACGCCATTGTCCTGGACCTGATGCTTCCCGGAAAGAGCGGCCAGAAGGTACTCAGCGATCTCAGGCAGAGGGGATTGCACACACCAGTACTGATTCTGACGGCTCAGGAAGGCAAGGAGTCAATTATTCAATTGCTCAACGCCGGCGCCGACGATTATCTTGGCAAGCCATTCGATCTCGGAGAACTCATCGCGCGGGTCAAGGCGCTTATTCGCCGGGGAAAGGGCAAGGCAACCTCAGTGCTGGCGATGGGAGAGATTGAGGTCAATACCGTTAACCAGACCGTTCATCGTCACAACCAGCCAATAGAGCTCTCACCCACCGAGTACCGCATATTGGAATACCTGATGCACCGTCCGCGTGCAGTCGTCTCAAAGCAGGAGTTGCTGGAACATCTTTACGATTTTGATTGGGAGCATCACTCCAACGTCATTGAAGCTCACATCTCCAACCTTCGAAGAAAACTCAACCGCGCCGACTCCGAACCGCTGATCGAAACGTTACGTCACAGAGGCTATCGCCTCCGAAGCGGGGACGTATCGTGA
- a CDS encoding HAMP domain-containing histidine kinase produces MKNGLISITRRLVLTVLALEVLSALALITAVAVRERHLEMKAFDATLVGTADSLMGAVQDAEDEHDNVLLDLRDMHLNKNAIYRVVDESGKVLGSQGDVVTAFSGYSSSPGFHNVTVAGRHYRLYVIHGVRVIDPGAPTGGVTHHINILYGMPFGRVWHEVVEAIRFFIFATALLLGITTVVMLWFIKKYLSPLHELAREADGISSKNWTFEAPSSARNTVELRPLTDALEAALARLQRAFEQQRRFTSDAAHELKTDVAIVKSSLQLLSMRRRTQDEYSHGLALSLEDFARLEETVQRMLTLARLEQSPDDTPHSTSANCSLSEAMEEAIHQSSYLARLKTIDIVFTSVTNTVVPLDHRDALLLCSNVLLNALQHSSKESSIHIALEAEAGNMLLTVRDHGEGVPLEDLPYLFEPFYRGDPSRSRKSGGTGLGLSICKAICERVGGAIRISNHDDGGVVVNVTLPVVVAHTAEPSAVPLSPIKVPGRP; encoded by the coding sequence GTGAAAAACGGCCTCATCTCGATTACGCGCCGCCTCGTACTGACCGTGCTGGCGCTTGAAGTTCTCTCTGCACTCGCTCTTATTACCGCAGTGGCTGTTCGCGAGCGGCACCTTGAGATGAAGGCATTCGACGCAACTCTTGTGGGCACTGCGGACTCCCTCATGGGAGCAGTACAGGACGCGGAAGATGAGCACGACAATGTACTCCTCGATCTCCGTGATATGCACCTCAACAAAAACGCGATCTATCGCGTGGTAGACGAAAGCGGAAAGGTTCTCGGATCTCAGGGAGATGTGGTTACTGCTTTCAGTGGCTATTCCTCATCTCCTGGATTTCACAACGTTACCGTTGCAGGGAGACATTACCGCCTATATGTCATCCACGGAGTTCGCGTCATCGACCCTGGCGCGCCTACAGGGGGTGTCACGCATCACATCAACATCCTTTACGGCATGCCGTTCGGGCGTGTATGGCACGAGGTCGTGGAGGCAATCCGCTTTTTCATTTTTGCAACGGCCCTCCTGCTAGGCATCACGACAGTTGTCATGCTGTGGTTCATCAAGAAATACCTCTCACCCTTACATGAACTGGCTCGCGAGGCCGATGGCATCAGTTCGAAGAACTGGACGTTCGAGGCTCCGTCCAGTGCCAGGAACACCGTGGAGCTCCGCCCGCTTACGGACGCTCTTGAGGCTGCGCTGGCAAGGCTGCAACGCGCGTTCGAGCAGCAGCGGCGTTTTACCAGCGATGCCGCGCACGAGCTGAAAACCGATGTTGCCATCGTGAAGTCTTCCCTGCAATTGCTCTCTATGCGCAGGCGAACTCAAGATGAGTACAGCCACGGTCTTGCGCTCAGCCTTGAAGATTTTGCGCGCCTTGAAGAAACCGTGCAAAGAATGCTCACGCTTGCCCGCCTGGAACAGTCGCCGGACGATACTCCCCACAGCACTTCCGCCAACTGCTCACTGAGCGAGGCCATGGAGGAAGCAATCCATCAAAGCAGCTATTTGGCCCGGTTGAAGACAATCGATATTGTCTTTACCTCTGTCACAAATACTGTGGTGCCGCTCGACCATCGTGACGCTTTATTGTTGTGCTCCAACGTCCTTCTCAACGCGTTGCAACATTCCAGCAAAGAGAGTTCGATTCACATTGCGCTTGAAGCTGAAGCCGGGAACATGCTTCTGACGGTTCGCGATCATGGCGAGGGTGTTCCTCTTGAAGACCTGCCCTACCTCTTCGAGCCGTTTTATCGTGGCGACCCGTCACGGAGCCGAAAGAGCGGAGGAACAGGGCTCGGACTTTCTATCTGCAAAGCCATATGCGAGCGCGTAGGTGGTGCTATACGAATATCCAACCACGACGATGGCGGGGTCGTTGTAAATGTCACGCTTCCAGTTGTTGTCGCGCACACAGCCGAACCTTCCGCCGTCCCCCTCTCACCAATCAAGGTGCCTGGCCGTCCCTAG
- a CDS encoding aminotransferase class I/II-fold pyridoxal phosphate-dependent enzyme, whose amino-acid sequence MTIDLRSDTVTRPTAAMRQAMAEAEVGDDVYGEDPTVNRLESDAARIFGKEAAIFVPTGSMGNQIAIRLHTEHGQEVICEARAHVMDWEMATMAAFSGCQPRTVEGERGVLTWEKIRRAIGPKIYYRQPTGMVCIENTHNMAGGTVTPLEVMKEIWRGAEEAGLPVHLDGARVFNAAAALGTSVAELTAGFDTVMFCLSKGLGAPVGSMLLGTAQLIERARSFRKALGGGMRQAGVLAAAGLLALHEMPKRLGEDHANARILAEAVASGANVEIDLDAVQTNIVIFNLRGGYDAAAFCSALKGKGVLASAVGPHSVRFVTHLDVSGEMCELAAGIVTEELSSLPSAKL is encoded by the coding sequence ATGACAATCGATCTTCGCAGCGACACGGTAACGAGGCCTACAGCGGCCATGAGACAAGCCATGGCGGAAGCTGAAGTAGGAGACGATGTATACGGCGAGGATCCAACGGTGAACCGACTGGAGAGTGACGCTGCCAGAATCTTCGGGAAGGAGGCAGCAATCTTTGTTCCGACTGGATCGATGGGGAACCAGATCGCCATTCGTTTGCACACGGAGCATGGGCAGGAGGTTATCTGCGAGGCGCGGGCACATGTGATGGATTGGGAGATGGCGACGATGGCGGCGTTTTCCGGCTGCCAGCCACGGACGGTTGAGGGGGAACGAGGAGTCCTGACCTGGGAGAAGATTCGCCGCGCCATTGGCCCGAAGATTTATTACCGGCAACCTACAGGCATGGTGTGCATTGAGAATACGCACAACATGGCAGGCGGAACGGTGACTCCTCTGGAAGTGATGAAGGAGATCTGGCGCGGCGCGGAAGAGGCCGGACTCCCGGTGCATCTGGACGGCGCAAGAGTTTTTAACGCGGCTGCCGCGTTGGGTACGAGCGTTGCTGAGCTCACCGCAGGGTTCGACACGGTGATGTTCTGCCTGTCGAAGGGGCTCGGTGCGCCGGTGGGTTCGATGCTATTGGGAACGGCCCAATTGATCGAAAGAGCACGTTCGTTTCGCAAGGCGTTGGGTGGCGGGATGCGGCAGGCAGGAGTGCTGGCAGCGGCTGGGCTCCTTGCCCTGCATGAGATGCCGAAGCGGCTGGGAGAGGACCACGCCAATGCGCGGATTCTTGCTGAAGCGGTTGCGAGTGGAGCGAACGTAGAGATTGACCTGGACGCAGTGCAAACGAATATCGTAATTTTCAACCTGAGAGGAGGCTACGATGCCGCAGCCTTCTGTTCTGCGTTGAAGGGCAAGGGGGTGCTTGCGAGCGCTGTTGGTCCGCACTCGGTAAGATTTGTGACACACCTCGATGTGAGCGGAGAGATGTGTGAGCTTGCCGCCGGGATTGTGACGGAGGAGCTTTCAAGTCTCCCGTCTGCAAAGCTCTAG
- the hemW gene encoding radical SAM family heme chaperone HemW: MTADHRVGLYLSVPFCKAKCSFCNFASDAFAPGRMDGYVDRLCEEIRGAGERAERMEAELGREADSIYFGGGTPSLLSDEQFRRIFAALRNAFDVTAGAETTLECAPGQLEEKTLTELLWQGVNRVSLGVQSFVDRESAAVGRLHTGAQCEAEIARLRAAGVNSIGLDLIAGLPHQTEASWRESVQRAIACGVDHVSVYMLEIDEDSRLGREVISGGVRYGADVMPSEDEAAAFYERSCEMLDAAGIRQYEISNFACEGRKSKHNLKYWRRLPYLGFGLDAHSMLPRLKHEGEAIRFQNIDNLNTYMGSADGVLSLLPFSKTPEHEAVRRDASFEESLFLGLRLNEGVDLDVLRERFGFASVQSVMPAVLEAREAGMVQIDGECVRLTARGRMASNEVFSRLLLAVAT, encoded by the coding sequence GTGACGGCAGATCATCGCGTAGGACTCTATCTTTCGGTGCCGTTCTGCAAGGCGAAGTGCAGCTTCTGCAACTTTGCCTCGGATGCGTTTGCGCCGGGGAGGATGGACGGTTATGTCGACCGGTTGTGCGAAGAGATACGCGGGGCGGGAGAGCGCGCGGAGCGGATGGAGGCAGAGCTCGGGCGCGAGGCGGACTCGATCTACTTCGGCGGCGGAACCCCGAGTCTTCTTTCGGACGAGCAGTTCAGGCGCATCTTCGCTGCGCTTCGGAATGCGTTCGATGTGACCGCGGGCGCGGAAACAACGCTGGAGTGTGCTCCCGGGCAGCTTGAAGAGAAGACGCTGACGGAACTGCTGTGGCAGGGTGTGAACCGCGTGAGCCTGGGAGTGCAATCGTTTGTGGACCGCGAGTCTGCGGCGGTGGGACGGCTACATACCGGCGCGCAGTGCGAGGCGGAGATCGCGCGGCTGCGTGCGGCAGGAGTGAACTCGATCGGCTTGGATCTGATTGCGGGCCTGCCGCACCAGACGGAGGCGAGTTGGCGCGAGTCGGTACAGCGGGCGATTGCCTGCGGAGTCGACCATGTGAGCGTGTACATGCTGGAGATCGACGAGGACTCGCGACTGGGACGCGAGGTGATCTCTGGCGGCGTGCGTTACGGCGCGGACGTAATGCCTTCGGAGGACGAGGCAGCTGCATTTTACGAGAGAAGCTGCGAGATGCTTGACGCAGCCGGTATTCGGCAATATGAGATATCGAATTTTGCGTGTGAAGGCCGTAAGTCGAAGCACAATTTGAAGTATTGGAGGCGCCTGCCTTATTTGGGCTTCGGTCTTGATGCGCATTCAATGCTGCCGCGGCTCAAGCACGAAGGGGAAGCGATTCGTTTTCAGAACATTGACAACTTGAATACCTACATGGGGAGCGCGGACGGGGTATTGTCACTGCTGCCATTCAGTAAGACTCCAGAACACGAGGCCGTTCGACGAGATGCATCCTTTGAGGAGTCATTGTTTCTTGGGCTTCGATTGAACGAAGGAGTCGATCTCGATGTGTTGCGTGAGAGATTTGGCTTTGCTTCGGTGCAGAGCGTAATGCCAGCGGTACTCGAGGCGAGGGAAGCAGGCATGGTGCAGATCGACGGCGAGTGTGTTCGATTGACGGCGCGTGGACGCATGGCTTCGAACGAAGTCTTCAGCAGGCTGCTGCTTGCTGTAGCGACGTAG